One window of the Candidatus Zixiibacteriota bacterium genome contains the following:
- a CDS encoding exported hypothetical protein (Evidence 5 : Unknown function), whose translation MRNSRIILFLIVILMAGLMPLLAENPPAGQADSTHIMTMERPRLDGLKQFHDVVRPIWHTYLPEKNYKAIRESVEPFQKSVQILMEAPIPDYFQHKKEQIEAGRKAIADAIAAFDTVAKKNDDAELEKAVENAHTAFENLVRVISPRMAEIDNFHLVLYPLWHKALPASDWTSIKATAPVLRTEMDSLMAAPIPEWAKEKDQQINEQRTALNKAVTDFCETCKANKDEEIKDKLTILHQHFMALDGVFE comes from the coding sequence GTGAGGAACAGCAGGATTATTCTGTTCTTAATTGTGATTCTTATGGCCGGCCTGATGCCGCTTCTCGCGGAAAATCCCCCTGCGGGACAGGCCGACTCCACCCATATCATGACCATGGAGCGACCTCGCCTCGACGGGTTGAAGCAGTTTCATGATGTTGTTCGCCCTATCTGGCATACATATCTGCCGGAGAAGAACTATAAGGCCATTAGGGAATCGGTAGAACCTTTCCAGAAGAGCGTTCAAATCCTTATGGAGGCGCCGATCCCCGACTATTTTCAACATAAAAAGGAACAGATTGAAGCCGGGCGCAAAGCCATCGCCGACGCCATCGCGGCGTTTGATACGGTCGCAAAGAAGAATGATGATGCCGAGCTGGAGAAAGCCGTGGAAAATGCCCACACCGCCTTTGAAAATCTGGTGCGCGTGATCTCGCCCCGCATGGCGGAAATTGATAATTTCCATCTGGTCCTGTATCCTCTCTGGCATAAGGCTCTGCCGGCGTCCGATTGGACCTCGATCAAAGCCACCGCGCCGGTGCTTCGGACCGAAATGGATTCCCTGATGGCGGCGCCGATTCCGGAGTGGGCCAAAGAAAAAGATCAGCAGATAAACGAACAGCGGACGGCTCTGAATAAAGCCGTTACCGATTTTTGCGAAACTTGTAAAGCCAATAAAGACGAGGAAATCAAGGACAAGTTGACCATACTGCACCAGCATTTCATG
- a CDS encoding Radical SAM domain protein, whose translation MNREMPTMMGWEITRRCNLTCPHCYSAATRKALNELTTTECLEIVRTIGEMGVKMVGWTGGEPLLREDLEEIAGAARKFGMKQGVTTNGVLLDEKRGKSLMKAGVTAMQVSIDGTTAERNRPMRNASDEEFEKALEAVRVSVRLGFKTSLAMMIGQENLDDAPRFIHMAKKMKAHVVRFSGFVPHGRGKGQRSRLEFTTRLGELKAFVSQFTGYEKMPIAFDPGFGPLPPYYEFHQCIAGKQMFYLSCIGDVYPCTSLLSKEFVVGNVRQRPLIDIWNDPNMTKMAEIPREKIHGPCRTCRYMTVCHGACRGASYAHTGDLFASFPVCLRRVRIKKNPAMLVKNVRSLK comes from the coding sequence ATGAATCGAGAAATGCCGACCATGATGGGCTGGGAAATAACGCGCCGCTGCAATCTGACCTGCCCGCACTGCTACAGCGCCGCCACCAGAAAAGCGCTGAATGAATTGACGACCACGGAGTGTCTGGAAATTGTCAGGACCATCGGTGAAATGGGCGTGAAAATGGTGGGCTGGACCGGGGGAGAACCGCTTCTGCGGGAGGACTTGGAAGAAATCGCCGGTGCGGCGCGCAAGTTCGGCATGAAACAGGGAGTTACCACTAATGGCGTTCTGCTTGATGAAAAGAGGGGAAAGAGCCTGATGAAGGCCGGCGTGACGGCGATGCAGGTCAGCATCGACGGGACCACGGCGGAACGGAATCGTCCCATGAGAAACGCCAGTGACGAGGAATTCGAAAAAGCCCTCGAGGCCGTGCGCGTATCGGTCCGCCTCGGCTTTAAGACCAGTCTGGCGATGATGATCGGACAGGAAAATCTTGATGATGCCCCCCGCTTCATTCATATGGCCAAAAAAATGAAAGCGCACGTCGTCCGTTTCTCCGGGTTTGTGCCTCACGGACGGGGCAAGGGACAGCGAAGCCGCCTCGAGTTCACTACCCGCCTGGGTGAATTGAAAGCTTTTGTTTCACAATTTACCGGTTATGAAAAGATGCCGATCGCCTTTGATCCCGGTTTCGGGCCCCTGCCTCCCTATTATGAGTTTCATCAATGCATTGCCGGCAAGCAGATGTTTTATTTATCATGCATCGGAGATGTATATCCCTGCACATCCTTACTGAGTAAGGAATTTGTCGTCGGCAATGTCCGCCAGAGGCCCCTGATTGACATCTGGAACGATCCCAATATGACCAAGATGGCTGAAATTCCGCGCGAAAAAATTCATGGCCCCTGCCGAACCTGCCGCTATATGACCGTCTGCCACGGAGCCTGCCGAGGCGCCAGTTATGCCCATACCGGTGACCTCTTTGCCTCTTTCCCGGTTTGTCTGAGACGGGTCAGGATCAAGAAGAATCCCGCCATGCTTGTCAAAAACGTGAGGAGTTTGAAATAA
- a CDS encoding conserved exported hypothetical protein (Evidence 4 : Unknown function but conserved in other organisms) — MNYFKSIGIIAVSALLLGCSSADKGTVKGGLKVSSDIKLDGNPATVAGVTFRPPSVWKDLGPSGMRQADYMYGPAEGDSEAANMAVFYFGATSGGAVGSNIERWIGQMSMPDGSDPHKAAKTTDFSVDGMPAHLVELNGTYNMSMGGPMMGGETVPKPNYKMAAVVLETPQGNLFFKLTGPEKTADEMAEAFKAMIMDVKKSG, encoded by the coding sequence ATGAATTATTTTAAATCAATTGGTATAATTGCGGTTTCCGCCTTGCTTTTGGGATGTTCCTCCGCCGACAAAGGCACGGTCAAAGGCGGTCTGAAAGTATCCTCGGATATTAAACTGGACGGCAACCCGGCGACTGTCGCCGGCGTGACATTCCGCCCCCCCTCGGTTTGGAAAGATCTTGGCCCCAGCGGGATGAGGCAAGCCGATTATATGTATGGCCCGGCGGAAGGGGATTCCGAAGCGGCCAACATGGCGGTCTTCTATTTCGGGGCAACCTCCGGTGGCGCGGTCGGAAGCAATATCGAGAGATGGATCGGGCAAATGAGCATGCCGGACGGGAGCGATCCGCACAAGGCGGCCAAAACGACCGATTTCTCTGTTGACGGTATGCCGGCGCACCTGGTGGAACTGAACGGAACATATAACATGTCGATGGGCGGACCGATGATGGGCGGCGAGACAGTTCCCAAGCCGAATTATAAAATGGCGGCGGTTGTTCTGGAAACACCCCAGGGAAATCTTTTCTTCAAACTGACCGGCCCGGAAAAGACCGCCGATGAAATGGCCGAAGCCTTCAAAGCAATGATTATGGATGTGAAAAAATCAGGATAA
- a CDS encoding hypothetical protein (Evidence 5 : Unknown function): MPGAGPRLDSYPDMRMLAFQFNSKWVSFYYFAHADFSSILKMA; encoded by the coding sequence TTGCCGGGGGCCGGACCCCGGCTTGACTCCTATCCTGACATGCGAATGCTCGCCTTTCAATTCAATTCAAAATGGGTCAGCTTTTACTATTTTGCCCATGCCGATTTCTCTTCAATATTAAAAATGGCTTGA
- a CDS encoding hypothetical protein (Evidence 5 : Unknown function): MALDESINGLDKLESNGVNAFIDPKLNEYLTSAGDINIDFISNEMGQSGYRVTVGESSCGDCHC, encoded by the coding sequence ATGGCTCTGGATGAGTCAATTAATGGATTGGATAAACTGGAATCGAACGGTGTCAATGCCTTCATCGATCCCAAATTGAATGAATACCTTACTTCTGCGGGTGACATAAATATCGATTTTATCTCTAATGAAATGGGCCAGAGCGGATATCGCGTCACTGTGGGGGAAAGCAGTTGCGGCGATTGCCATTGCTGA
- a CDS encoding putative Radical SAM domain protein (Evidence 3 : Putative function from multiple computational evidences), whose translation MKPSRYNIFIDLGENRRLAFNSVSATLAEIFPEDLPIVEKLLQKSARPESPKEKEIFEVMLEGGYLVDEGVDELEFLKVKNRSRRFDKATFMLTIAPTLACNFRCEYCFENQRKEKMTEEVERALLAFSEKHIKRSEAAVITWFGGEPTLCVPTIERIQTGIAALAQKYDVTMEPTSIITNGYLMDRKMAERLKAVGVAEAQVTLDGPRETHDKRRKLHNGGGTYDRIMANLRESADILKIVIRVNVDKSNYLESLAILKDLRQNDLISKIYIYFAQVNDADGVCADVKGQCLTTRDFAVNQVKMYRDLIDNGFYQIEYPSIAPGGHCGADTDGSFVVTPTGDLFKCWEEIAADKSLSIGNIMDDDPAPYQKINRNQYLAWDPFEKKFCRECDVLPICMGGCPKHGMNQNNRDIGSCCNWKYNLNDMLSLRYLCDQRKEVKE comes from the coding sequence ATGAAACCGTCCCGCTACAACATCTTTATCGACTTGGGTGAAAATCGGCGGCTGGCTTTCAACAGTGTCAGTGCCACCCTGGCCGAAATCTTTCCCGAGGATCTTCCTATCGTCGAAAAGCTTCTGCAGAAATCTGCCCGGCCGGAATCCCCCAAGGAAAAAGAGATCTTTGAAGTCATGCTGGAGGGGGGGTATCTTGTCGATGAGGGCGTCGATGAACTGGAGTTTCTGAAAGTCAAAAACCGCAGCCGCCGCTTCGACAAAGCCACCTTCATGCTGACCATCGCGCCGACCCTGGCCTGCAATTTTCGCTGTGAATATTGTTTCGAGAATCAGCGCAAAGAAAAAATGACCGAGGAGGTGGAACGGGCCCTCTTGGCCTTCAGCGAAAAACATATCAAGCGCTCGGAAGCGGCGGTCATAACCTGGTTCGGCGGAGAACCGACCCTATGCGTTCCCACCATTGAGAGAATTCAGACCGGAATTGCCGCGCTCGCCCAAAAATACGATGTCACCATGGAGCCGACATCGATTATCACCAACGGTTATCTTATGGATCGCAAAATGGCGGAGCGGCTCAAGGCGGTGGGAGTAGCCGAGGCTCAGGTTACCCTCGACGGACCGCGGGAAACGCACGATAAAAGGCGTAAACTCCATAACGGCGGCGGAACCTACGATCGCATAATGGCCAATCTCCGCGAGTCGGCCGATATCCTCAAGATCGTCATTCGCGTCAATGTCGATAAAAGCAACTATCTGGAATCGCTGGCCATCCTGAAAGATCTTCGCCAAAACGACCTTATCTCCAAAATTTATATATACTTCGCTCAAGTGAACGACGCCGACGGAGTCTGCGCCGATGTCAAGGGACAATGCCTTACTACCCGGGATTTCGCTGTCAATCAGGTAAAAATGTACAGGGACCTAATAGATAACGGCTTCTACCAGATCGAATATCCGTCGATTGCGCCGGGCGGTCACTGCGGCGCCGACACCGACGGTTCCTTCGTGGTCACCCCGACCGGAGACTTGTTCAAATGCTGGGAGGAAATCGCCGCCGATAAGAGCCTATCGATCGGCAACATCATGGATGATGATCCGGCCCCGTATCAGAAAATCAACCGCAATCAATACTTGGCCTGGGATCCATTCGAAAAAAAATTCTGCCGGGAGTGCGATGTTTTGCCAATCTGCATGGGCGGATGTCCCAAGCATGGCATGAACCAGAATAATCGCGATATCGGCAGTTGCTGCAATTGGAAATACAATTTGAATGATATGCTTTCCCTGAGGTACCTCTGTGATCAAAGAAAGGAGGTGAAAGAATGA